A single Alcanivorax borkumensis SK2 DNA region contains:
- a CDS encoding glycerol-3-phosphate dehydrogenase/oxidase, producing MLGQRRTLTELATPTAPQAPHWDLIVIGGGITGAGVMLEAARRGHRVLLLEQTDFSWGTSSRSSKMVHGGLRYIAQGDITLTRHSLLERERLLNELPGLVERAIYLFPLRKGVFPGRWPMKMVLWLYDFLAGIRDHRYLNRKQLLERVPALRNQDLTGAMCYTDALTDDCRLVMRTLLEGARHGGLAHNYARVVQAERKEQGFAVAVEDRVSGERVTLNASAVVSATGAWADRFSGAEARVRPLRGSHLFIDPAVLSVNDCLTVMHPDDGRPVFVFPWEGVTCVGTTDLDHPEDMDIEAAASDREVVYLLKLINTQFPGCNVTRENIYSTIAGVRPVIASGKGVDPSKERRDHAVWGDNGIVTVSGGKLTTFRLIALDALLATGLIDDSEHRRSQKSKVSSFDPLENAPHAVEAFLHADQSDPAFIQWVLDHESVVHLDDLMLRRTRLGLIKPTAGIAALNGLRPQIQQTLGWDDAQWDKELVRYKGIHQRFYSVPAPASKGDATEAVEADGAPGQQAR from the coding sequence ATGCTCGGCCAGCGCCGCACGCTGACAGAATTAGCCACACCGACAGCGCCACAAGCCCCACACTGGGACCTGATCGTCATTGGAGGCGGCATTACTGGCGCGGGCGTCATGCTGGAAGCGGCCCGACGCGGCCACCGCGTGCTGTTATTGGAGCAGACTGATTTTTCTTGGGGCACCTCCAGCCGTTCTTCGAAGATGGTGCACGGTGGTCTGCGCTACATTGCCCAGGGTGACATCACCCTGACGCGGCATTCACTGCTTGAGCGCGAACGGCTGCTGAATGAGCTGCCGGGCCTGGTAGAGCGGGCCATCTACCTGTTCCCGTTACGCAAAGGGGTCTTCCCCGGGCGTTGGCCCATGAAGATGGTGCTGTGGCTATATGATTTTCTGGCAGGTATTCGCGATCATCGTTACCTGAACCGCAAGCAGCTACTGGAACGAGTACCCGCTTTGCGGAATCAAGATCTCACCGGTGCCATGTGTTACACCGATGCCCTGACCGATGATTGTCGTTTAGTGATGCGTACTTTGTTGGAAGGCGCCCGGCATGGCGGATTGGCACACAATTACGCTCGCGTTGTTCAAGCCGAGCGGAAAGAGCAAGGCTTTGCCGTTGCCGTGGAAGACCGTGTTAGTGGCGAACGGGTAACCCTAAATGCATCGGCAGTGGTGAGCGCTACGGGGGCCTGGGCCGATCGTTTTTCTGGTGCTGAGGCTCGGGTGCGGCCATTACGCGGCAGCCACCTGTTTATCGACCCCGCCGTATTGTCGGTGAACGACTGCCTTACAGTGATGCATCCCGATGACGGCCGGCCGGTGTTCGTATTCCCTTGGGAAGGCGTCACTTGTGTGGGCACGACGGATCTGGATCATCCTGAGGACATGGATATTGAGGCGGCAGCCAGTGACCGCGAGGTGGTATATCTTCTCAAACTCATTAATACCCAGTTTCCAGGCTGCAATGTGACCCGCGAGAATATCTATTCCACCATTGCCGGGGTACGCCCGGTGATTGCCTCTGGTAAAGGTGTAGATCCGTCCAAAGAGCGCAGGGACCATGCGGTTTGGGGCGACAACGGCATTGTCACGGTGAGTGGCGGCAAGCTGACGACGTTCCGTTTGATTGCACTGGATGCCTTGTTGGCTACCGGATTAATCGATGATAGCGAACATCGCCGCAGCCAGAAAAGCAAAGTCTCAAGCTTTGATCCACTGGAAAATGCGCCCCACGCGGTGGAGGCCTTCTTGCATGCAGATCAGTCGGACCCGGCATTTATCCAGTGGGTTTTGGACCATGAATCCGTTGTGCACCTAGACGACCTAATGCTGCGCCGCACGAGATTAGGGCTGATAAAGCCTACAGCAGGTATAGCCGCGCTGAACGGGTTACGCCCGCAAATCCAGCAAACCCTGGGCTGGGATGATGCGCAGTGGGATAAGGAGCTTGTTCGCTATAAGGGTATCCATCAACGATTCTATAGCGTACCCGCCCCAGCCAGTAAGGGCGATGCCACAGAGGCCGTTGAGGCTGATGGCGCTCCTGGGCAGCAGGCAAGGTAA
- a CDS encoding FGGY-family carbohydrate kinase, producing the protein MDDPLVLALDQGTQSARAMLFNRKGELVARYQQHIEPYFSDKPGQAEQHADYFWEQLGLACQGLWQQHEPLKHRVIAVALTTQRASVVCLDDNKQPLRPAIIWLDQRRTDSIPRLPWWLAAPVTMMGQSETLRQFQAKAEFNWLAVDEPAIWQQTRHFLLLSGYLNYRLTGQLRDCTASQVGYIPFDYKGRCWAPPHDLKWKALRVHREQLPELVEPGKTLGTITEQACQATGIPEGLPLIACGADKACEVLGAGAFTPEIGNLSYGTTATFNTCNERYVEPITFVPAYGAAVPDRYNSEIIVQRGYWMVNWFKREFGQQEVQQAETLGVAAETLFEALLEQTSPGAMGLMLQPFWNPGVRIPGPEAKGAIIGFGDVHTRAHLYRAIIEGIAYALREGKDRLEKRNRIAVTSLRVSGGGSQSDAIMQITANIFNLPAIRPHTTETSGLGAAISAAVALGLHPDYPSAVAAMTRPGDTFLPDAAIAHHYDDLYRGVYLKLYPRLAPLYRSIRRITGYPARL; encoded by the coding sequence ATGGACGACCCGCTGGTATTGGCACTGGATCAGGGTACACAGAGTGCCCGGGCCATGTTGTTTAACCGTAAAGGTGAACTGGTTGCCCGCTATCAGCAGCATATTGAACCCTACTTTTCTGATAAACCTGGCCAAGCAGAACAGCACGCCGATTATTTTTGGGAGCAGCTTGGGCTGGCGTGTCAGGGTTTATGGCAACAGCACGAGCCACTGAAACACCGTGTTATAGCGGTGGCGTTGACCACCCAGCGGGCCTCGGTGGTGTGCCTTGATGATAATAAGCAGCCGCTGCGCCCGGCGATTATATGGCTGGATCAACGCCGAACAGATTCCATTCCTCGGCTACCCTGGTGGCTGGCTGCGCCAGTAACGATGATGGGCCAGAGTGAAACACTCCGGCAGTTCCAGGCCAAAGCCGAATTCAATTGGCTGGCCGTGGATGAGCCGGCAATTTGGCAGCAAACCCGACACTTTTTACTGCTTTCCGGCTATTTGAATTACCGGCTTACCGGGCAATTGCGCGATTGCACCGCGTCCCAAGTCGGCTACATTCCCTTTGATTACAAAGGGCGCTGTTGGGCGCCGCCCCATGACCTTAAGTGGAAGGCGTTGCGGGTACACCGCGAACAGCTCCCCGAACTGGTCGAGCCTGGCAAAACGCTGGGAACCATCACAGAGCAAGCCTGCCAAGCCACCGGCATCCCCGAAGGCTTGCCATTGATTGCTTGCGGCGCAGACAAGGCCTGCGAAGTGCTTGGTGCCGGGGCGTTTACACCGGAAATCGGCAACCTCAGCTACGGCACCACAGCGACCTTCAATACGTGTAATGAGCGCTATGTGGAGCCTATTACTTTTGTCCCGGCCTACGGGGCGGCTGTGCCTGATCGCTATAATTCCGAGATCATTGTTCAGCGCGGCTACTGGATGGTGAACTGGTTCAAGCGAGAGTTTGGGCAACAGGAAGTACAACAGGCTGAAACGCTTGGCGTGGCTGCTGAAACGCTTTTTGAAGCCTTGTTGGAACAAACGTCACCGGGTGCCATGGGCTTGATGCTGCAACCATTTTGGAACCCTGGTGTGCGGATTCCTGGCCCGGAAGCGAAAGGAGCGATTATAGGGTTTGGCGATGTGCATACCCGTGCCCACTTGTACCGCGCAATTATTGAAGGTATTGCCTATGCGCTGCGCGAGGGCAAAGATCGACTGGAGAAGCGCAACCGCATTGCGGTGACCTCCCTGCGTGTTTCTGGGGGAGGTTCGCAAAGCGATGCAATCATGCAGATCACTGCAAACATCTTTAATTTACCGGCGATTCGACCTCACACCACGGAAACCTCCGGGCTGGGGGCGGCCATCAGTGCGGCGGTGGCTCTGGGCCTGCATCCGGATTATCCCTCGGCGGTGGCCGCGATGACCCGTCCCGGTGATACCTTTTTGCCTGATGCAGCAATCGCGCACCATTACGACGACCTTTACCGTGGCGTGTACCTGAAGCTTTATCCCCGGCTGGCGCCGTTATATCGCTCTATTCGGCGTATTACCGGTTACCCAGCACGGCTTTAG